The uncultured Bacteroides sp. genome includes the window TCTTACGGGAAAGCATATCAATATCGTCCATCGTAAATTCAATTTCGCCCTCATGGGCAATTGCCAATAAGTGAAGCACCGTGTTAGTAGATCCTCCCATCGCAATGTCTAAAGTCATCGCGTTTAAAAAAGAAGCGCGAGTAGCTATATTTCGAGGCAAAACTGTTTCATCGCCCTTATCATAATATTTAAATGTATTCTCTACAATCAGTTTTGCAGCATCTTTAAAGAGTTGCGCTCTGTTTGCATGAGTCGCCACAATAGTACCATTACCGGGAAGTGCCAAACCAATTGCTTCATTAAGACAATTCATTGAATTAGCTGTGAACATCCCTGAGCAACAACCGCAAGTAGGACATGCACTTTGCTCAATCTTAGCTACTTCATTATCACTAACATTAGCATCTGCTGATTTTATCATAGCATCAATCAAGTCAAGATGTTGCCCGTCAAGTTCACCTGCTTCCATCGGGCCACCAGACACAAATACTGTCGGTATATTCAGCCTCATAGCGGCCATTAACATGCCCGGAGTAATTTTATCGCAATTACTAATGCAAACCATCGCATCTGCCTTGTGAGCATTGACCATATACTCTACGCTATCGGCTATAATATCACGTGAAGGTAAAGAATAAAGCATACCATCATGCCCCATAGCAATACCGTCATCAATAGCAATCGTATTAAATTCAGCAGCAAAACAACCTAACTTTTCAACTTCCCTTTTCACTTGCTGGCCAATATCATGTAAATGCACATGACCGGGAACAAATTGTGTAAATGAGTTAACTATAGCGATAATTGGTTTTCCCAATTGTTCTTTCTTCATACCATTAGCGGCCCATAATGCACGGGCACCTGCCATGCGTCGACCTTGCGTACTAAATGAACTCCGTAATTGCTTTTTCATTATTCTATCTCTTTTGTTATAATAAGAAAAGCCTTTCTCACATAGCGAGAAAGGCTCCAATTAATATCTCTATTGTACGAATATACATACACAACCTTTCTCACGCTCTTGATGGGACCACCACGACGGTAATAATATGCAGCAGAGAGAGGTTAATAGATGTATTTATATTCATGTTACTTATTTCTAAATCATGCTGCAAAGTTAGACGCTTTTTCATAAACTCCAAAACAAATCGAAGAAAAAAAACGTTTATTCATAAATAATCGTAAGGAAACAAGGTGTTTATATCCTAGTTTATCACATAATAGTTTTAATTACAACTATAAACACTAATGCATAAAAGTATAAAAATCACAAAACGAATAAAGAACTTAATAAACTGAAATTAAAGCTCTTATATTCTCAGACCAAACTGATTTATTTATATCTTTGCAGCCCGTATAATCGGGCATTATTAACCCTTTAATATTAAAAATAGAAAATGGAAACAATAGTAGCAAACAAGTATATCACTGTAGCATATGAACTATACGTTACGGAAGATGGAGAAAAAGATTTAGTAGAAAAAGCAACCTCCGAACGTCCGTTCCAATTTATCTCAGGTATGGGTACTACTTTGGAAGCTTTTGAAGAGCAGTTAAAAGATTTAGCTGCGGGAGATAAATTCGAGTTTACGATTTCTTCAAATGAAGCTTATGGAGAGTATGACGAAGAGCATGTACTTGAACTACCAAGACAAATATTTGAAATAGATGGACATTTTGACTCAGAAAGAATTTATAATGGAAACGTTGTTCCTTTAATGGATTCTGAAGGTCACCGTATTAATGGAACTGTTGTAGAAGTAAAAGCTGAAACAGTAATAATGGATATGAACCATCCTTTAGCTGGCAATGATTTAACTTTTGTAGGTGAAGTATTAGAAAGTCGTGAAGCAACTAATGAAGAAATACAAGGTATAGTTAACATGATGAGTGGAGAAGATAGTGGATGCGGATGTGGCAGTTGTAGTTGCGGTAGCGATGAAAATGAAGCTGGTGGATGCGGATGTGGTTCTAAAGAACAAGAAGAAGGTGAAGGTTGCGGATGCGGTGGAAATTGTAGCTGCGGAGGAAACTAATCTTAATTTTCAAATTATATAAAAAACGCAGCAATGAATTTTGCTGCATTTTTTATATAAGAATATCTATTTTTGACCTTCACAAGTAATATTTTATCCATAGTACCAAAGTACTATTTATCTTTGTGGGTCATTATATCCAATACTAACCGATCTGTTTCGTTCATTCCTTGCGCAGCAATACGCGTCAGATTACGAATACTACAATCCACTTCCTTATCAATTATACCTTCCACAGAAGTTACACATTTATTCTCCATAGCCATCATTGCTGAAAGCACCGCTGTAGAAACGCCACTAGCTACTTTCAAAGCACAACTTGGTTTTGCACCATCACAAATCATCCCAGTTAAGTTTGCTATCATATTTTGCACAGAGAAAGCAATCTGATGAAAATTACCTCCCATCAACCAAGTGATACCACAACTCGAGCCGGTAGCTGCAACCACGCAACCACATAAAGCAGAAAGCCTCCCAAGACTTTGCTTTATATAAATAACAGTAAGATGGCTCATCATTAAAGCACGTATCAACTCTTCTTCAGATTTATTATTCTCTTCTGCATAAACCACAATTGGCAAAGTTGCAGAAATACCCTGATTTCCACTTCCAGAGTTACTCATAACAGGAATCATGGCACCTGCCATACGAGCATCACAAGCTCCAGAAGTATAGGATAAGATATGAGATAATGTTCCATTGCCCATCATTTGGCGCTCTTTACTACCTCTAAGCATTTTACCTAAAGAATGACCATAATCTCCTTTAAATGAACTCTCAGCTGCAGCTTTATTAAGACGAGAAGTTTCAAGTAT containing:
- a CDS encoding L-serine ammonia-lyase, iron-sulfur-dependent, subunit alpha, whose amino-acid sequence is MTEEERKKIIDLVKSEVVPAIGCTEPIAVALCVAKATEVLGCKPDKITAILSANILKNAMGVGIPGTGMVGLPIAIALGALIGKSENQLEVLRDTTPEALEEGKKFIDEKRINICLKEDIAEKLYIEVLCEADAKSAKAVISGGHTSFIYISRDTDVLLDKVAVKAEREEESSLNLTLYKVYDFAVTAPLEEIRFILETSRLNKAAAESSFKGDYGHSLGKMLRGSKERQMMGNGTLSHILSYTSGACDARMAGAMIPVMSNSGSGNQGISATLPIVVYAEENNKSEEELIRALMMSHLTVIYIKQSLGRLSALCGCVVAATGSSCGITWLMGGNFHQIAFSVQNMIANLTGMICDGAKPSCALKVASGVSTAVLSAMMAMENKCVTSVEGIIDKEVDCSIRNLTRIAAQGMNETDRLVLDIMTHKDK
- the ilvD gene encoding dihydroxy-acid dehydratase, translating into MKKQLRSSFSTQGRRMAGARALWAANGMKKEQLGKPIIAIVNSFTQFVPGHVHLHDIGQQVKREVEKLGCFAAEFNTIAIDDGIAMGHDGMLYSLPSRDIIADSVEYMVNAHKADAMVCISNCDKITPGMLMAAMRLNIPTVFVSGGPMEAGELDGQHLDLIDAMIKSADANVSDNEVAKIEQSACPTCGCCSGMFTANSMNCLNEAIGLALPGNGTIVATHANRAQLFKDAAKLIVENTFKYYDKGDETVLPRNIATRASFLNAMTLDIAMGGSTNTVLHLLAIAHEGEIEFTMDDIDMLSRKSPCLCKVAPNTQKYHIQDVNRAGGIMAIMGELAKGGFIETNVNRIDGVTLTQAIDKYCITSPNVTDEAIKKYKSAAAGKFNLILGSQDVYYKELDTDRVSGCIRDVEHAYSKDGGLAVLKGNIAQDGCVVKTAGVDESIWKFSGPAKVFDSQDAACDGILAGKVVSGDVVVITHEGPKGGPGMQEMLYPTSYIKSRHLGKECALITDGRFSGGTSGLSIGHISPEAAAGGNIGKIQNGDIIEINIPERSINVKLTDEELATRPMTPVTRERNVPKSLKAYASMVSSADKGAVRLID
- a CDS encoding FKBP-type peptidyl-prolyl cis-trans isomerase, whose amino-acid sequence is METIVANKYITVAYELYVTEDGEKDLVEKATSERPFQFISGMGTTLEAFEEQLKDLAAGDKFEFTISSNEAYGEYDEEHVLELPRQIFEIDGHFDSERIYNGNVVPLMDSEGHRINGTVVEVKAETVIMDMNHPLAGNDLTFVGEVLESREATNEEIQGIVNMMSGEDSGCGCGSCSCGSDENEAGGCGCGSKEQEEGEGCGCGGNCSCGGN